A region from the Haloarcula limicola genome encodes:
- the meaB gene encoding methylmalonyl Co-A mutase-associated GTPase MeaB, translated as MTDLVEGLLAGKHSALARVITKIENRSPGYREIISDLYRHTGHAEVVGVTGSPGAGKSTLVDKVAAAYRDRGLTVGVIAIDPSSPFSGGAVLGDRIRMASNAGDMDVFFRSMSARGSLGGLSTATTDAVTALDAFGKDVVIVETVGAGQNEVDIVRTADTVAVLVPPGSGDDVQMLKAGILEIGDVFVVNKADLDGADRTVQQLREMLQNSNSSRDAGHHGHREAAGGNTPDGSDASDERETWSPPIVETVANRGEGVESFIEALSDHGDFLDRTGKRERQARQRVAAEIRTLLREDVNGLIAGELDRHGGIEGYVDAVVARETDPYTVVDEVLEPLRACLDETRDA; from the coding sequence ATGACGGACCTCGTCGAGGGGCTGCTCGCGGGCAAGCACAGCGCGCTGGCCCGCGTCATCACGAAGATCGAGAACCGCTCGCCGGGCTACCGCGAGATAATCTCGGACCTCTATCGACACACCGGCCACGCCGAGGTCGTCGGCGTCACCGGCAGTCCCGGGGCCGGGAAGTCCACACTCGTGGACAAGGTGGCTGCGGCGTACCGCGACCGGGGACTGACCGTCGGCGTCATCGCCATCGACCCGTCCTCGCCCTTCTCGGGCGGCGCGGTGCTGGGCGACCGCATCCGCATGGCGTCGAACGCCGGCGACATGGACGTGTTCTTCCGGTCGATGTCCGCCCGCGGGTCGCTGGGCGGCCTCTCGACGGCGACGACGGACGCCGTCACCGCGCTCGACGCCTTCGGCAAGGACGTGGTGATCGTCGAGACCGTCGGGGCCGGACAGAACGAGGTGGACATCGTCCGCACCGCCGACACCGTCGCCGTCCTCGTGCCGCCCGGCAGCGGCGACGACGTGCAGATGCTGAAGGCCGGCATCCTGGAGATCGGCGACGTCTTCGTCGTCAACAAGGCAGACTTAGACGGGGCCGACCGCACCGTCCAACAACTGCGCGAGATGCTTCAGAACAGCAACAGTTCGCGGGACGCGGGCCATCACGGTCATCGCGAGGCGGCCGGCGGGAACACGCCCGACGGGAGCGACGCGAGCGACGAGCGCGAGACGTGGTCGCCTCCGATCGTCGAGACGGTGGCGAACCGCGGCGAGGGCGTCGAGTCGTTCATCGAGGCGCTGTCGGACCACGGCGATTTTCTCGACCGGACGGGCAAGCGCGAGCGGCAGGCCCGACAGCGGGTCGCCGCGGAGATCCGGACCCTACTCAGAGAGGACGTCAACGGCCTGATAGCGGGCGAGCTCGACCGTCACGGCGGCATCGAGGGGTACGTCGACGCAGTCGTCGCGCGCGAGACCGACCCCTACACGGTCGTCGACGAGGTGCTCGAACCGCTCAGAGCCTGTTTGGACGAGACGCGGGACGCGTAG
- a CDS encoding alpha/beta fold hydrolase: protein MKLRKALGVAAGAVGTTAVVNRVLESRADEFEPLLSGDQRTYRWRGFDVAYTEAGDPENPDLVLLHGINAAASSHEFEAIFEQLAEDYHVLAPDLPGFGHSDRPPLLYSASLLTTFVRDFLADESENATVVASSLTASYAAIAAREVEVAELVLVCPTDSSMGDQNVWLRSVLRAPFVGQTIFNLIVSKPSMRHFHADHGYYDMDNLTDEILNYEWRTGHQQGARFAPASFVSGFLDPQEDLGEVLAGLDVPITMVWGEDADISPLSEGRELADRADATLVVFSDSLLLPHVEHPDEFVDVVRDQTAAAEIEE from the coding sequence ATGAAGCTTCGAAAGGCACTCGGAGTCGCCGCCGGCGCGGTCGGGACGACGGCGGTCGTCAATCGCGTGCTCGAGTCGCGTGCCGACGAGTTCGAACCGCTGCTGTCCGGTGACCAGCGGACGTACCGCTGGCGCGGGTTCGACGTCGCCTACACGGAGGCGGGCGACCCCGAGAACCCGGATCTCGTCCTCCTCCACGGCATCAACGCCGCGGCCTCCAGCCACGAATTCGAGGCCATCTTCGAGCAGTTGGCCGAGGACTACCACGTCCTCGCGCCGGACCTGCCCGGGTTCGGTCACTCCGACCGGCCGCCGCTGCTGTACTCGGCGTCCCTGTTGACCACCTTCGTCCGCGACTTCCTCGCCGACGAGAGCGAGAACGCGACGGTGGTCGCCTCGTCGCTGACCGCCTCCTACGCCGCGATCGCCGCCCGCGAGGTCGAGGTTGCCGAACTCGTCCTCGTCTGTCCGACCGACTCCTCGATGGGCGACCAGAACGTCTGGCTCCGCTCGGTGCTCCGCGCGCCGTTCGTCGGACAGACGATCTTCAACCTGATCGTCTCGAAGCCGTCCATGCGGCACTTCCACGCGGACCACGGCTACTACGACATGGACAACCTCACCGACGAGATCCTCAACTACGAGTGGCGGACCGGTCACCAGCAGGGTGCTCGGTTCGCGCCCGCCTCGTTCGTCTCCGGGTTCCTCGACCCGCAGGAGGACCTCGGCGAGGTGCTCGCCGGCCTCGACGTGCCGATCACGATGGTCTGGGGTGAGGACGCCGACATCTCGCCCCTCTCGGAGGGCCGGGAGCTCGCCGACCGGGCGGACGCGACGCTGGTCGTCTTCAGCGACTCGCTGCTCTTACCGCACGTCGAACACCCCGACGAGTTCGTCGACGTCGTTCGCGACCAGACGGCGGCGGCCGAGATAGAAGAGTAG
- a CDS encoding Zn-ribbon domain-containing OB-fold protein: MTEKAPDGAYDAWLNAIEDGEGHYLECENDHGWLPPRRVCPVCSSRDLSEKSLPDSGEIASHTTITVPTPQFEDDAPYVTAIADFGPVSVTGLVRGVDPEDVGIGDVVGVEVGERETTGDRAVVLRPR, encoded by the coding sequence ATGACGGAGAAAGCTCCCGACGGCGCGTACGACGCGTGGCTGAACGCCATCGAGGACGGCGAGGGTCACTACCTCGAATGCGAGAACGATCACGGCTGGCTTCCGCCGAGGCGAGTCTGTCCGGTGTGTAGCTCCCGCGATTTGAGCGAAAAGTCCCTCCCCGACAGCGGCGAGATCGCCTCGCACACGACCATCACCGTGCCGACGCCGCAGTTCGAGGACGACGCGCCCTACGTGACCGCCATCGCGGACTTCGGACCCGTGTCGGTGACGGGGCTCGTCCGCGGCGTGGACCCCGAAGACGTCGGGATCGGCGACGTCGTCGGCGTCGAAGTCGGCGAGCGCGAGACGACCGGAGACCGAGCCGTCGTGCTCCGACCGCGATAA
- a CDS encoding thiolase domain-containing protein — MSDPRVAGAGVTSFGKHPERTGRDLFAEAGLEALDASGVDPDDVDALYYGNFMGELAEHQGHQGPLMAEAIGLDVPATRLEAACASAGAAIREAVKNLRNGEQDVAVVGGAERMTNIGTAAATDALAIAADDLYEIRAGMTFPGAYALMARSYFEQYGGEHEDLAHIAVKNHEHALVNEHAQIRKEITVEEAVDAPTIASPLGLYDSCPITDGAAAAVLTTAEYAEEHGLDAPVAVTGTGQGGDNLALQDRPHLAQTPAADKAADEAYADAGVGPDDVDFAEVHDCFTIAEVLAIESLGLYDRGEGIHAATNGETDRHGELPVNLSGGLKAKGHPVGATGVAQLATIAWVLDGSHPRADAVPDGTVGVAHNAGGTVASTTVHVLEVRE, encoded by the coding sequence ATGTCAGACCCACGTGTCGCAGGGGCCGGCGTCACCTCGTTCGGGAAACATCCCGAGCGGACCGGCCGCGACCTCTTCGCGGAGGCGGGACTGGAGGCGCTGGACGCTTCGGGCGTCGACCCGGACGACGTCGACGCGCTCTACTACGGGAACTTCATGGGCGAACTCGCCGAACACCAGGGCCACCAGGGACCGCTGATGGCCGAGGCGATCGGACTGGACGTGCCGGCGACGCGGTTAGAGGCGGCCTGTGCCTCCGCCGGGGCAGCCATCCGAGAGGCCGTCAAGAACCTCCGCAACGGCGAGCAGGACGTCGCCGTCGTCGGTGGGGCCGAGCGGATGACCAACATCGGCACCGCCGCGGCGACGGACGCGCTGGCCATCGCCGCCGACGACCTCTACGAGATCCGCGCCGGGATGACGTTCCCCGGCGCGTACGCGCTGATGGCGCGGTCGTACTTCGAGCAGTACGGCGGCGAGCACGAGGACCTCGCGCACATCGCGGTGAAGAACCACGAGCACGCGCTGGTCAACGAACACGCCCAGATCCGAAAGGAGATCACCGTCGAGGAGGCCGTCGACGCGCCGACCATCGCCAGCCCGCTCGGGCTGTACGACTCCTGTCCCATCACCGACGGCGCGGCCGCCGCGGTGTTGACGACCGCCGAGTACGCCGAGGAACACGGACTCGACGCTCCCGTCGCGGTCACTGGCACCGGACAGGGCGGCGACAACCTCGCGCTGCAGGACCGCCCCCACCTCGCACAGACGCCCGCCGCGGACAAGGCCGCGGACGAGGCCTACGCCGACGCGGGCGTCGGTCCCGACGACGTGGACTTCGCGGAGGTCCACGACTGCTTCACCATCGCCGAGGTGCTCGCCATCGAGTCGCTCGGTCTCTACGACCGCGGCGAGGGCATCCACGCGGCGACGAACGGCGAGACGGACCGCCACGGGGAGTTGCCGGTCAACCTCTCGGGCGGCCTGAAGGCGAAGGGCCACCCCGTCGGCGCGACCGGCGTCGCGCAGTTGGCGACCATCGCGTGGGTCTTAGACGGGTCCCATCCCCGCGCCGACGCCGTCCCCGACGGGACGGTCGGTGTCGCCCACAACGCCGGCGGCACCGTCGCCTCTACCACGGTTCACGTCCTGGAGGTGCGAGAATGA
- a CDS encoding DUF5800 family protein, whose translation MTVLSFDEQGVDVVYDGTEFRLEKELIEDAIQKSYPDVTDHEVLQIVEPDPSLSGEPRRIGEIVE comes from the coding sequence ATGACCGTTCTCTCGTTCGACGAGCAAGGCGTCGACGTGGTCTACGACGGCACCGAGTTCCGCCTGGAGAAGGAACTCATCGAGGACGCCATCCAGAAGTCCTATCCCGACGTGACCGACCACGAAGTCCTGCAGATAGTCGAACCCGACCCGTCGCTCTCCGGCGAACCGCGGCGTATCGGCGAGATCGTCGAGTGA
- a CDS encoding polymer-forming cytoskeletal protein: MPLGSDPLSELAIPDGTTVEEHDLVTDGDVIIGGQSTIEFGVRGRSVIADERVRFGGHIEAEGDCRLDMWCDVEDNVLVGEDAYIGERVHIGGELRVAGDLDIGDDVDIENGFEANGWIVIRNPMPTIVFLFVYLSQLLRIGEDDAAQDLVEEMLGEDDDQKPILIPRGASVSDDAWRVSTPATIGDDCRLHGNIRAESLEVGRDNVIFGSLRGREDVVVGKGTEIKGDVTTRNGDVRVGPGAKIWGDISASTVELHENATVDGKIRARDGMRMHTDEVLSRPDESAAAMAEMAEELEAADDDGDDAETDEERETATDTDDTEEVEADETEADETAADDEAAENTPDDTESTEEGENEPETDGDAAEASE, encoded by the coding sequence GTGCCACTCGGCTCTGACCCGCTCTCGGAACTCGCGATCCCCGACGGCACCACCGTCGAGGAACACGACCTCGTCACGGACGGCGACGTCATCATCGGCGGGCAGAGCACCATCGAGTTCGGCGTCCGCGGCCGCTCGGTCATCGCCGACGAGCGCGTGCGCTTCGGCGGCCACATCGAGGCCGAGGGCGACTGCCGCCTCGACATGTGGTGTGACGTCGAGGACAACGTCCTCGTCGGCGAGGACGCCTACATCGGCGAGCGCGTCCACATCGGCGGCGAGTTGCGCGTCGCCGGCGACCTCGACATCGGCGACGACGTCGACATCGAGAACGGCTTCGAGGCCAACGGCTGGATCGTCATCCGCAACCCGATGCCGACCATCGTCTTCCTGTTCGTCTACCTCTCGCAGCTCCTCCGCATCGGCGAGGACGACGCCGCGCAGGACCTCGTCGAGGAGATGCTCGGCGAGGACGACGACCAGAAGCCGATACTCATTCCGCGGGGAGCCAGCGTCTCCGACGACGCGTGGCGCGTCTCGACGCCGGCGACCATCGGCGACGACTGCCGCCTCCACGGCAACATCCGCGCCGAATCGCTGGAGGTCGGCCGCGACAACGTGATATTCGGCAGCCTACGCGGCCGCGAGGACGTCGTCGTCGGGAAGGGGACCGAGATCAAGGGCGACGTGACCACCCGCAACGGCGACGTGCGCGTCGGTCCCGGCGCGAAGATCTGGGGCGACATCTCCGCGTCGACGGTCGAACTCCACGAGAACGCCACGGTCGACGGGAAGATCCGCGCCCGCGACGGGATGCGGATGCACACCGACGAAGTGCTCTCCCGACCGGACGAGTCCGCCGCCGCGATGGCGGAGATGGCCGAGGAACTCGAAGCGGCCGACGACGACGGAGACGACGCCGAGACGGACGAGGAGCGCGAAACAGCGACCGACACCGACGATACGGAGGAAGTCGAAGCAGACGAAACGGAAGCGGATGAAACAGCGGCGGACGACGAAGCGGCGGAAAACACCCCAGACGATACTGAGTCGACTGAAGAGGGCGAGAACGAACCGGAAACCGACGGCGATGCCGCCGAGGCGAGCGAGTAG
- a CDS encoding Na+/H+ antiporter NhaC family protein: MVDAPSDESPEIDAISGPDVDRIEFYGGRWTSVLPIALFVLWAIVQSGLFRIGDTTGLVAGMLVSLIVGMFFVKGDWTDYANTIFDGMTKRVAATAVVAWLWAGMFANTLQAGGFVGGLVWAADAAAVGPALFPAVTFILAALLATGIGTGYGTTVAFTALFFPAGILLGANPVLLFGAILSGAVFGDNLAPVSDTTIVSAVTQDADIGGVVASRFKYAIVAAVFAFAAYVVAGGAMPGLDISQQAQDLFIENSEPAGLVHLLSMLVVIVTAVMGRHIVEAVSWGLVVAVVFNLVFGLAPLSAVLLFRVPDTSVAAGAVAGLPIVEIVDPGNAGVTGSLYSGAAGFFPLIVLVLLIIAGSEIMIRGGGFAAIQDWLLDNVATGVRSAETTMVVGTAFVNSMITINTAAEIAIAPYIARIGQKYNINGYRRANILDANTSALGYIFPWAGGVLVGFATMQGLPDQYEWFTEAMVVNPIQVWPFVFHGWLLFFVFLLSALTGFGLEYTTDRRSDEVSRV; encoded by the coding sequence ATGGTAGACGCTCCCTCCGACGAGTCGCCCGAGATCGACGCGATCTCGGGGCCGGACGTGGATCGAATCGAGTTCTACGGTGGGCGCTGGACGAGCGTCCTGCCCATCGCGCTGTTCGTCCTGTGGGCGATCGTCCAGAGCGGCCTGTTCAGGATCGGCGACACGACCGGGCTCGTCGCCGGTATGCTCGTCTCGCTCATCGTCGGGATGTTCTTCGTGAAGGGTGACTGGACGGACTACGCCAACACCATCTTCGACGGGATGACCAAGCGTGTCGCCGCGACGGCCGTCGTCGCCTGGCTCTGGGCGGGGATGTTCGCGAACACGCTCCAAGCGGGCGGCTTCGTCGGCGGCCTCGTCTGGGCGGCCGACGCCGCCGCGGTCGGTCCGGCGCTGTTCCCGGCGGTCACGTTCATCCTCGCCGCGCTGCTCGCGACGGGCATCGGCACGGGCTACGGGACGACAGTGGCGTTCACCGCGCTGTTCTTCCCGGCCGGCATCCTGCTCGGTGCGAACCCAGTCCTCCTGTTCGGCGCCATCCTCTCGGGGGCCGTCTTCGGCGACAACCTCGCGCCGGTGAGCGACACCACCATCGTGAGCGCGGTAACCCAGGACGCCGACATCGGCGGCGTCGTCGCCTCGCGGTTCAAGTACGCCATCGTCGCCGCCGTCTTCGCGTTCGCGGCGTACGTCGTCGCCGGCGGCGCGATGCCCGGCCTCGACATCTCCCAGCAGGCCCAGGACCTGTTCATCGAGAACAGCGAACCGGCCGGTCTGGTCCACCTCCTCTCGATGCTCGTCGTCATCGTGACGGCCGTCATGGGGCGACACATCGTCGAAGCGGTCTCCTGGGGACTGGTCGTTGCCGTCGTCTTCAACCTCGTCTTCGGCCTCGCGCCGCTGAGCGCGGTGCTCCTGTTTCGCGTCCCCGACACTTCGGTCGCGGCCGGTGCCGTCGCCGGCTTGCCGATCGTCGAGATCGTCGACCCGGGCAACGCCGGCGTGACCGGGTCGCTGTACAGCGGCGCGGCCGGGTTCTTCCCGCTCATCGTGCTCGTCCTCCTCATCATCGCCGGCTCGGAGATCATGATCCGCGGCGGGGGCTTCGCGGCCATCCAGGACTGGCTGCTCGACAACGTCGCCACGGGCGTCCGCAGCGCCGAGACGACGATGGTGGTCGGCACCGCCTTCGTCAACTCCATGATCACGATCAACACCGCCGCGGAGATCGCCATCGCGCCGTACATCGCCCGCATCGGCCAGAAGTACAACATCAACGGCTACCGGCGGGCGAACATCCTCGACGCGAACACCTCGGCGCTCGGCTACATCTTCCCGTGGGCCGGTGGCGTCCTCGTCGGCTTCGCGACGATGCAGGGCCTGCCCGACCAGTACGAGTGGTTCACCGAGGCGATGGTGGTCAATCCCATCCAGGTCTGGCCGTTCGTCTTCCACGGGTGGCTGCTGTTCTTCGTGTTCCTGCTGTCGGCACTGACCGGTTTCGGGCTGGAGTACACCACTGACCGCCGCTCCGACGAGGTGAGTCGCGTATGA
- a CDS encoding DUF7513 family protein: MSILDMFLAGATFRTTTPSFEAGEEIEVYVTDYDDAEGDLYALVGETRLSFVDGSRNLVGCRVLARVESFDDDAHRGTVAHLETLDRGSF, encoded by the coding sequence ATGAGCATTCTCGACATGTTCCTCGCCGGAGCGACGTTCCGGACGACGACGCCCTCCTTCGAGGCGGGCGAGGAGATCGAGGTGTACGTCACGGACTACGACGACGCCGAGGGCGACCTGTACGCCCTGGTCGGCGAAACGCGGCTCTCGTTCGTCGACGGGTCGCGGAACCTCGTCGGTTGTCGCGTCCTCGCCCGCGTGGAGTCGTTCGACGACGACGCTCACCGTGGGACGGTCGCCCACCTCGAAACGCTGGACCGGGGCTCGTTCTGA
- a CDS encoding redox-regulated ATPase YchF: MLSIALAGKPNAGKSTFYKAATMADVDVGNYPFTTIDANRGVSHVRTDCPCLDREERCGDDDCHDGKRYVPVELIDVAGLVPGAHEGRGLGNQFLDELTNADVILNVVDASGGTDEEGEPVEVGEHDPVEDVDFVEEEMDLWLASIVSRNWESVERQSRSPDFDLDEALVDMLTGVGATELDVARTLRDLEYPEDPIAWTDDHREALAREIRRRTKPIVVVANKADIAPEGNVERLRDAAERVVPATADGELALRKAAEAGVVAYDPGDPGFEIVGDVSDQQRDGLERIREVMAEHGGTGVQGAMDTAVYDLLDHITAYPVQNDAKWTDGQGNVLPDAFLLPRGSTPKDLAYAVHSDIGDGYIHAVDAREGMRISDEEELEEGSVIKIVSDN; encoded by the coding sequence ATGCTCTCTATCGCACTCGCCGGCAAGCCCAACGCCGGGAAGTCTACCTTCTACAAGGCGGCGACGATGGCCGACGTGGACGTGGGCAACTACCCGTTCACGACCATCGACGCCAACCGCGGCGTCAGTCACGTCCGCACCGACTGCCCCTGCCTCGACCGCGAGGAGCGCTGCGGCGACGACGACTGTCACGACGGCAAGCGCTACGTCCCCGTCGAACTCATCGACGTGGCCGGTCTCGTCCCGGGCGCACACGAGGGCCGCGGTCTCGGGAATCAGTTCCTCGACGAACTCACCAACGCCGACGTCATCCTCAACGTCGTCGACGCCTCCGGCGGGACCGACGAGGAGGGCGAACCCGTCGAGGTCGGCGAACACGACCCGGTCGAGGACGTGGACTTCGTCGAGGAGGAGATGGACCTCTGGCTCGCGAGCATCGTCTCCCGGAACTGGGAGTCCGTCGAGCGGCAGTCCCGCTCGCCGGATTTCGATCTGGACGAGGCGCTCGTGGACATGCTGACCGGCGTCGGTGCGACGGAACTCGACGTGGCGCGGACGCTGCGTGATTTAGAGTACCCCGAGGACCCGATCGCGTGGACCGATGACCACCGCGAGGCGCTGGCCCGCGAGATCCGCCGACGGACGAAACCCATCGTCGTCGTCGCCAACAAGGCCGACATCGCGCCCGAGGGCAACGTCGAGCGGCTCCGCGATGCCGCCGAGAGAGTGGTTCCCGCCACCGCCGACGGGGAGTTGGCGCTACGCAAGGCCGCGGAGGCGGGCGTGGTCGCCTACGACCCCGGCGACCCGGGCTTCGAGATCGTCGGCGACGTGAGCGACCAGCAACGCGACGGCTTGGAGCGCATCCGCGAGGTGATGGCCGAGCACGGCGGCACCGGCGTCCAGGGAGCGATGGACACCGCCGTCTACGACCTGCTGGACCACATCACGGCGTATCCGGTCCAGAACGACGCGAAGTGGACCGACGGCCAGGGGAACGTCCTCCCCGACGCCTTCTTGCTTCCCCGCGGCTCGACGCCGAAGGACCTCGCCTACGCCGTCCACTCGGACATCGGTGACGGCTACATCCACGCCGTCGACGCCCGCGAGGGGATGCGTATCAGCGACGAGGAGGAACTCGAAGAGGGCTCGGTCATCAAGATCGTCAGCGACAACTGA
- a CDS encoding UbiA family prenyltransferase, whose amino-acid sequence MAVSRRGAGPLAAGRALASQVHPVFMLPPLATSLFGAVLAGDVSLPVAGLHAAAMFFAVYTAHVKDGYVDFHLRGEDEDHPLTVGGCRGALVAAGIGFACCTAGLWLLAGPGAALLTLPTWVIGYAHAPQLDLNPVGATMGYPAGIALALLGGYYAQATALSPRVLGLAAVFLCLLTGIKVIDDEKDYDYDSSIQKRTVAVVLGPARARRFALALLVAAMAGVVGLAVALPGIPPSAAGAALVFGVVAAVAQRAESELATMLLIRGSYLFLAVLVAAVWFRPLA is encoded by the coding sequence ATGGCAGTTTCTCGACGTGGAGCGGGGCCGCTCGCCGCGGGGCGGGCGCTCGCTTCGCAGGTCCATCCGGTGTTCATGCTCCCGCCGCTGGCCACGTCGCTGTTCGGGGCCGTGCTCGCCGGCGACGTCTCGCTCCCCGTCGCGGGGCTGCACGCCGCCGCCATGTTCTTCGCCGTCTACACCGCCCACGTCAAGGACGGCTACGTGGACTTCCACCTCCGCGGCGAGGACGAGGACCATCCGCTGACCGTCGGCGGCTGTCGGGGTGCGCTCGTCGCCGCCGGCATCGGGTTCGCGTGCTGTACGGCGGGTCTATGGCTCCTCGCCGGCCCCGGTGCGGCCCTGCTGACGCTGCCGACGTGGGTCATCGGCTACGCGCACGCCCCGCAACTGGACCTCAACCCCGTGGGCGCGACGATGGGCTACCCCGCCGGCATCGCCCTCGCGCTCCTCGGCGGTTACTACGCGCAGGCGACGGCGCTCAGCCCCCGCGTGCTCGGGCTGGCCGCCGTCTTCCTCTGCTTGCTCACGGGCATCAAGGTGATCGACGACGAGAAGGACTACGACTACGACAGCTCCATTCAGAAACGCACCGTCGCCGTCGTGCTGGGACCGGCGCGGGCCAGACGGTTCGCGCTCGCTCTGTTGGTGGCGGCGATGGCCGGCGTCGTCGGCCTCGCGGTCGCGCTCCCCGGCATCCCGCCGAGCGCCGCCGGCGCGGCCCTCGTCTTCGGCGTCGTCGCCGCCGTCGCTCAGCGCGCGGAGTCGGAGTTGGCGACGATGCTGCTGATACGAGGGTCGTACCTCTTTTTGGCCGTGTTGGTCGCGGCAGTGTGGTTCCGACCGCTGGCGTGA
- a CDS encoding pyridoxal phosphate-dependent aminotransferase, with the protein MTRFSERVEQVSISGIREVFEAAGEDAINLGLGQPDFPTPDHAREAAVEAIRAGKADAYTSNKGTESLREAIAEKHARDNDFDVDPNDVIATSGGSEALHIALEAHVNEGEEVLFPDPGFVSYEALTHLAGGTPKPVELREDLTMDPDDVEAAITDDTAAFVVNSPANPTGAVQSPDDMREFARIAAEHDVLCVSDEVYEKQVFDGEHRSPAAFDDTGNVVVVNACSKAYSMTGWRLGWVTGSNERIERMLRVHQYAQACASAPAQYAAEAALTGPQEPVAEMREAFEERRDVLLAGFEEMGLACPTPKGAFYAMPKVPDGWVEEVIDRGVIVVPGDAFGEHGDGYARISYATDMETLKEAIDIMAEATAAVKA; encoded by the coding sequence ATGACACGATTCTCCGAGCGCGTCGAACAGGTGTCGATCTCGGGCATCCGCGAGGTGTTCGAGGCCGCCGGCGAGGACGCAATCAACCTCGGCCTCGGCCAGCCGGACTTCCCGACGCCGGACCACGCCCGCGAGGCGGCCGTCGAGGCCATCCGCGCCGGTAAGGCCGACGCCTACACGTCGAACAAGGGAACCGAGTCGCTCCGCGAGGCCATCGCCGAGAAGCACGCCCGCGACAACGACTTCGACGTCGACCCGAACGACGTCATCGCCACCTCCGGCGGGAGCGAGGCGCTGCACATCGCGCTGGAGGCCCACGTGAACGAGGGCGAGGAGGTACTCTTCCCCGATCCCGGCTTCGTCTCCTACGAGGCGCTGACCCACCTCGCCGGCGGGACGCCGAAACCGGTCGAGCTGCGCGAGGACCTGACGATGGACCCCGACGACGTCGAGGCGGCGATCACCGACGACACCGCCGCGTTCGTCGTCAACTCGCCGGCCAACCCCACCGGCGCGGTGCAGTCGCCCGACGACATGCGCGAGTTCGCCCGCATCGCCGCCGAGCACGACGTGCTCTGCGTCTCGGACGAGGTGTACGAGAAGCAGGTGTTCGACGGCGAACACCGCTCGCCGGCGGCGTTCGACGACACGGGTAACGTCGTCGTCGTCAACGCCTGCTCGAAGGCCTACTCGATGACCGGGTGGCGACTCGGGTGGGTCACCGGGTCGAACGAGCGGATCGAGCGGATGTTGCGGGTCCACCAGTACGCGCAGGCCTGTGCCTCAGCGCCGGCGCAGTACGCCGCGGAGGCGGCGCTCACCGGGCCGCAGGAACCGGTCGCGGAGATGCGCGAGGCCTTCGAAGAACGCCGTGACGTCCTCCTCGCCGGCTTCGAGGAGATGGGGCTTGCGTGTCCGACGCCGAAGGGCGCGTTCTACGCGATGCCGAAGGTGCCGGACGGCTGGGTCGAGGAGGTCATCGACCGCGGCGTCATCGTCGTCCCGGGCGACGCCTTCGGCGAGCACGGCGACGGGTACGCCCGCATCTCCTACGCGACGGACATGGAGACACTGAAAGAGGCCATCGACATCATGGCCGAGGCCACGGCCGCCGTGAAAGCCTAA